A genome region from Paludibacterium sp. B53371 includes the following:
- the miaB gene encoding tRNA (N6-isopentenyl adenosine(37)-C2)-methylthiotransferase MiaB: MKKVFIKTFGCQMNEYDSDKMLDVLGSAEGMVKTDSPEDADVILFNTCSVREKAQEKVFSDLGRVRELKLQKPDLLIGVGGCVASQEGEQIIKRAPYVDVVFGPQTLHRLPELIKSRQDSGRSQVDISFPEIEKFDHIPPAKVEGGAAFVSIMEGCSKYCSYCVVPYTRGEEVSRPFEDVLTEVAGLAQQGVKEITLLGQNVNAYRGLMADGNIADFAMLLEYVHEIPGVERLRFTTSHPREFTDRLIDCYRTLPKLVSHLHLPVQSGSDRILMAMKRGYTALEYKSVIRKLRAVRPDLCLSSDFIVGFPGETEADFEATLKLTRDLAFDLSFVFIYSPRPGTPAANLSDDTPQEVKVRRLEALNEVIEANHYATNQAMVGSVQRVLVEGLGKREAGQLAARTANNRVVNFLGHPRLINQMIDVRIVEAFAHSLRGEALIQD; encoded by the coding sequence ATGAAGAAAGTGTTTATCAAGACCTTCGGCTGCCAGATGAATGAGTACGATTCGGACAAGATGCTCGACGTACTCGGCAGCGCCGAAGGCATGGTCAAGACCGACTCGCCGGAAGACGCCGACGTGATCCTGTTCAACACCTGTTCCGTGCGCGAGAAGGCACAGGAGAAGGTGTTCTCCGACCTGGGGCGCGTGCGTGAGCTGAAGTTGCAGAAGCCCGATCTGCTGATCGGGGTGGGCGGCTGTGTCGCCTCGCAGGAGGGCGAGCAGATCATCAAGCGCGCGCCCTATGTGGACGTGGTGTTTGGTCCGCAGACCCTGCACCGCCTGCCGGAGCTGATCAAGAGCCGCCAGGACAGCGGGCGCTCCCAGGTGGACATTTCCTTTCCGGAAATCGAAAAGTTCGATCATATCCCGCCGGCCAAGGTGGAAGGGGGCGCGGCCTTTGTCTCGATCATGGAGGGCTGCTCGAAGTACTGCTCCTATTGCGTGGTGCCCTACACCCGGGGGGAGGAAGTCTCGCGGCCGTTCGAGGACGTGCTGACCGAGGTGGCCGGTCTGGCGCAGCAGGGCGTGAAGGAAATCACGCTGCTGGGGCAGAACGTCAACGCTTATCGTGGCCTGATGGCCGATGGCAACATCGCCGACTTCGCCATGTTGCTGGAGTATGTGCACGAGATTCCGGGGGTGGAGCGGCTGCGTTTCACCACCAGCCATCCGCGCGAGTTCACCGACCGGCTGATCGACTGCTACCGCACACTGCCCAAGCTGGTCTCGCACCTGCACCTGCCGGTGCAGAGTGGTTCCGACCGCATCCTGATGGCGATGAAGCGTGGCTATACCGCGCTGGAGTACAAGTCGGTGATCCGCAAATTGCGCGCCGTGCGGCCGGATCTGTGCCTGTCATCCGACTTCATCGTCGGTTTCCCGGGCGAGACCGAAGCCGATTTCGAAGCCACGCTGAAGCTGACGCGCGACCTGGCTTTCGATCTGAGCTTTGTGTTCATCTACAGTCCGCGTCCCGGCACGCCGGCAGCCAATTTGAGCGATGACACGCCGCAAGAGGTCAAGGTGCGTCGTCTGGAGGCCCTCAATGAAGTGATTGAGGCCAATCATTACGCGACCAACCAGGCCATGGTGGGCAGCGTGCAACGGGTACTGGTCGAAGGACTGGGCAAGCGGGAGGCGGGTCAGCTGGCGGCGCGTACCGCCAATAACCGGGTGGTGAATTTCCTGGGGCACCCGCGTCTGATCAATCAGATGATCGATGTCCGCATCGTCGAGGCCTTCGCGCATTCGCTGCGCGGCGAGGCACTCATCCAGGACTGA
- a CDS encoding metallophosphoesterase: MPPRRVILSFLLLSALLHLYIGLRLLSAPGPVSLALLLLSVLVVPFSLLLRSIRWPALADALSWIGLSWFGLFALTLSLTALRDVALLAIRLVHPDWLASFSPDSATAVIWLSPLLLLVGMAGARRVARVRQVTVPIAGLPPELEGLRIAQLSDIHVGPTIKRGYLARMVARTNALGADVIAITGDVVDGSVRQLAGHTRPLADLQAPQGVYLVTGNHEYYSGAREWIAEFRRLGLTVLENQHVVLPRGSRSWVLAGVTDYSAGHFEGGVASDPQAALAGAPAEAALRVLLAHQPRSAPAAQAAGFDLQLSGHTHGGQFVPWNWLVPLQQPFVAGLHRLGDLWVYTSRGTGYWGPPVRLFAPSEITLLRLTRA, from the coding sequence ATGCCCCCGCGTCGCGTCATCTTGTCTTTTCTGCTGCTGTCCGCCCTGCTGCATCTGTATATCGGTCTGCGGCTGCTGAGTGCGCCCGGTCCGGTCTCGCTGGCCCTGTTGCTGCTTTCGGTGCTGGTGGTGCCGTTTTCTCTGCTGCTGCGCAGTATTCGCTGGCCGGCCCTGGCCGATGCGCTCTCCTGGATCGGCCTGAGCTGGTTCGGTCTGTTTGCGCTGACATTGAGTTTGACGGCATTGCGGGATGTGGCGCTGCTGGCCATCCGGCTGGTGCATCCGGACTGGCTGGCCAGCTTCTCGCCTGACTCGGCCACGGCGGTCATCTGGCTGTCGCCTTTGTTGCTGCTGGTCGGCATGGCGGGGGCCCGCCGGGTGGCCCGGGTACGACAGGTCACGGTGCCGATTGCCGGTCTGCCGCCCGAGCTGGAAGGGCTGCGTATCGCCCAGCTGAGCGATATCCATGTCGGGCCGACCATCAAACGTGGGTATCTGGCCCGGATGGTGGCGCGAACGAATGCCCTGGGTGCGGACGTGATCGCCATCACCGGGGACGTGGTCGACGGCAGTGTACGGCAGCTGGCCGGGCATACCCGCCCGCTGGCGGACTTGCAGGCCCCGCAGGGGGTCTATCTGGTGACCGGCAATCATGAGTATTACTCGGGGGCGCGCGAATGGATCGCCGAGTTTCGCCGGCTCGGCCTGACGGTGCTGGAAAATCAGCACGTGGTGCTGCCACGCGGATCGCGTTCATGGGTGCTGGCCGGGGTCACGGATTATTCGGCCGGGCACTTTGAAGGGGGGGTGGCCAGCGATCCGCAGGCTGCGCTGGCCGGCGCGCCCGCCGAGGCGGCGCTGCGCGTCCTGCTGGCCCATCAGCCGCGCTCGGCCCCTGCCGCGCAAGCCGCAGGTTTCGATCTGCAGCTTTCGGGGCATACCCATGGCGGTCAGTTCGTCCCCTGGAACTGGCTGGTGCCGCTGCAGCAGCCCTTTGTCGCCGGGCTGCACCGCCTGGGTGATTTATGGGTCTACACCAGCCGGGGTACGGGCTACTGGGGACCGCCGGTCAGGCTGTTTGCCCCGTCGGAGATCACGCTGTTGCGCTTGACGCGCGCATAG
- a CDS encoding VOC family protein, with protein sequence MAIPSHVLLYVDDPDASATFYQTVLGDLPVRSDPSFVLFEQPTGLRLGLWARHSVQPEATIAGGGAELVIVLDDEDAVDERYHALQQLGLCIIQPPQDMTYGRSMVLLDPDGHRIRLLEPAG encoded by the coding sequence ATGGCGATTCCCTCTCACGTACTGCTCTATGTCGACGATCCCGACGCCAGTGCCACGTTCTATCAGACCGTGCTCGGCGACCTGCCGGTGCGCAGCGACCCATCCTTTGTCCTGTTCGAGCAGCCTACCGGCCTGCGCCTCGGGCTGTGGGCCCGACACAGCGTGCAGCCGGAGGCGACCATTGCCGGCGGCGGGGCCGAGCTGGTCATCGTGCTGGACGACGAGGACGCCGTGGACGAGCGCTACCATGCATTGCAGCAGCTGGGCCTGTGCATCATCCAGCCGCCACAGGACATGACCTATGGCCGCAGCATGGTGCTGCTCGACCCGGATGGTCACCGCATTCGCCTGCTGGAACCGGCGGGCTGA
- a CDS encoding glutathione peroxidase, whose amino-acid sequence MTSNLLRHPIVGLDGQRIDPASLQGKVLLLVNTASQCGFTPQFAALQALHERFAARGLVVVGFPCNQFGKQDPGSNQQIGAFCQKNFGVSFPMATRIEVNGPQAHPLWRELKQARRGVLGLGRIHWNFTKFLVNRQGQVVGRFAPFTRPEKLAARIEALL is encoded by the coding sequence ATGACATCCAATTTGTTGCGTCACCCGATTGTCGGCCTGGACGGCCAGCGTATTGACCCGGCCAGCCTGCAGGGCAAGGTCTTGCTGCTGGTGAATACCGCCAGCCAGTGTGGCTTTACGCCGCAGTTTGCCGCCCTGCAGGCGCTGCATGAGCGCTTTGCCGCTCGCGGTCTGGTGGTGGTGGGCTTTCCCTGCAATCAGTTCGGCAAGCAGGATCCGGGCAGCAATCAGCAGATCGGTGCTTTTTGCCAGAAGAATTTTGGCGTGAGTTTTCCGATGGCCACGCGGATCGAGGTCAATGGTCCGCAGGCACACCCGCTGTGGCGCGAACTCAAGCAGGCTCGGCGCGGGGTGTTGGGCCTGGGCAGGATTCACTGGAACTTCACCAAGTTTCTGGTGAATCGTCAGGGCCAGGTGGTTGGCCGTTTCGCCCCGTTCACCCGGCCGGAAAAACTGGCCGCCCGCATCGAGGCCCTGCTCTAG
- a CDS encoding Ohr family peroxiredoxin — MMKIFYKTSATAIGGRSGHARLDDGSFDVAMSTPGSGKSGVNPEQLFALGYAACFDNALIHVAQRLKMALPGSQTRAEVGMGQNASGGFSLDVDLHVSLFGVDQESGEKLLAAAHAACPYSNALKGNVEVRLHLTVVPKQARVLMVLTSHDQLGNTGHKTGFWLEEFAAPYYTFRDAGARITLASPKGGQPPLDPKSDDPAFQTEETRRFRQDPAAQAALAATSPLAGLHAEDFDAVFYVGGHGPLWDLSEDAHSIALIEAFDRQRKPVAAVCHAPAVLRHARQADGRPLVAGKRVTGFSNSEEDAVQLSAVVPFLIEDEFKRLGADYRKGDDWLAHVEVDGLLITGQNPASSAPVAEALLQLLSR, encoded by the coding sequence ATGATGAAGATTTTTTACAAGACCAGTGCCACCGCCATCGGTGGCCGCAGTGGCCATGCCCGTCTGGATGACGGCAGCTTTGATGTGGCGATGTCGACGCCGGGCAGTGGCAAGTCCGGTGTCAATCCGGAACAACTGTTTGCGCTGGGCTATGCCGCCTGTTTCGACAATGCCCTGATTCATGTCGCGCAACGTCTGAAAATGGCGCTGCCGGGCAGCCAGACGCGGGCGGAAGTCGGCATGGGGCAGAATGCCAGTGGCGGTTTTTCGCTGGACGTTGATCTGCATGTCAGCCTGTTTGGCGTCGATCAGGAAAGTGGGGAGAAACTGCTGGCCGCGGCGCATGCCGCCTGCCCCTACTCTAATGCGCTCAAGGGCAATGTCGAGGTACGGCTGCATCTGACGGTGGTGCCGAAGCAGGCTCGTGTGCTGATGGTGCTGACCTCGCACGATCAACTGGGCAATACCGGCCACAAAACCGGCTTCTGGCTGGAAGAGTTTGCCGCGCCCTACTACACCTTCCGCGATGCCGGTGCACGCATTACCCTGGCCTCGCCCAAAGGCGGTCAGCCGCCGCTGGACCCGAAAAGCGATGATCCGGCGTTCCAGACCGAGGAAACCCGCCGCTTCCGCCAGGATCCTGCCGCTCAGGCCGCGCTGGCTGCCACGAGCCCGCTGGCCGGCCTCCATGCGGAGGACTTTGATGCCGTGTTCTATGTCGGTGGTCACGGTCCCTTGTGGGATTTGAGCGAAGATGCCCACTCGATCGCCCTGATCGAGGCTTTTGATCGTCAGCGCAAGCCGGTGGCCGCGGTGTGCCATGCGCCGGCCGTGCTGCGCCATGCCCGTCAGGCGGATGGCCGCCCGCTGGTGGCCGGCAAGCGGGTCACGGGTTTCTCCAATAGCGAGGAGGATGCGGTACAGCTGAGTGCGGTCGTGCCGTTCCTGATCGAGGACGAGTTCAAGCGTCTGGGGGCCGATTATCGCAAGGGCGATGACTGGCTGGCGCATGTCGAGGTGGATGGTCTGCTGATCACCGGTCAGAATCCGGCCTCTTCCGCCCCGGTGGCCGAAGCGCTGTTGCAGCTGCTGTCGCGATAA
- a CDS encoding NADP-dependent oxidoreductase, with translation MTHASLNNRRIVLASRPVGAPQAENFRLEDATLPALQEGELLVRQVYLSLDPYMRGRMSDAKSYAAPVAIDEVMVGGTVGQVLQSRDPDFAEGDWVLANGGWQELAVVAAGSVHKLGREVAEPSRYLGVLGMPGFTAYMGLLDIGQPKAGETVVVAAATGAVGSVVGQLAKRLGCRVVGIAGGDEKCRYAVEELGFDACIDHKAADLPGRLAAACPQGIDVYFENVGGAVFDAVLPLLNPAARVPLCGLISQYNATGLPQGEDRLSLLMGTLLRKRIRMQGFIIFDDYAHRYGEFLEAMLPLVNSGAIKLREDRVEGLEKAPEALMGLLQGKNFGKLVVRLA, from the coding sequence ATGACACACGCTTCACTGAACAATCGCCGTATCGTGCTGGCCTCGCGCCCGGTCGGCGCCCCGCAGGCCGAGAACTTCCGCCTGGAGGACGCCACGTTGCCCGCGCTGCAAGAAGGGGAACTGCTGGTGCGACAGGTTTATCTGTCGCTGGACCCGTATATGCGCGGTCGCATGAGTGATGCCAAATCGTATGCGGCGCCGGTGGCGATTGATGAGGTGATGGTGGGCGGCACTGTCGGTCAGGTGCTGCAATCCAGGGACCCCGACTTTGCCGAAGGTGACTGGGTGCTGGCCAATGGCGGCTGGCAGGAACTGGCCGTCGTCGCGGCCGGGTCGGTGCACAAACTGGGGCGGGAGGTCGCCGAACCGAGCCGTTATCTGGGCGTGCTCGGGATGCCGGGCTTTACCGCCTATATGGGTCTGCTGGATATCGGCCAGCCGAAGGCCGGCGAGACGGTGGTGGTGGCCGCCGCGACCGGTGCGGTGGGTTCGGTGGTGGGTCAGTTGGCCAAGCGTCTGGGCTGTCGGGTGGTCGGCATTGCCGGCGGCGACGAGAAATGTCGCTACGCCGTGGAAGAGCTGGGCTTTGATGCCTGTATCGATCACAAGGCGGCTGATCTGCCCGGCCGGCTGGCTGCGGCCTGTCCGCAGGGGATTGATGTTTATTTCGAGAATGTCGGCGGTGCGGTGTTCGATGCGGTGCTGCCCTTGCTCAACCCGGCCGCGCGCGTGCCGCTGTGCGGGCTGATCTCTCAGTACAACGCCACCGGCCTGCCGCAAGGCGAGGACCGCCTGTCGCTGCTGATGGGGACGTTGTTGCGCAAGCGTATCCGCATGCAGGGTTTCATTATTTTTGATGATTATGCCCATCGCTATGGCGAGTTTCTCGAAGCCATGCTGCCGCTGGTGAACAGTGGCGCGATCAAGCTGCGCGAAGACCGGGTCGAGGGGCTGGAGAAGGCACCCGAGGCCTTGATGGGTCTGTTGCAAGGCAAGAATTTCGGCAAGCTGGTTGTCCGGCTGGCCTGA
- a CDS encoding aldo/keto reductase family oxidoreductase — MLSPRLSLSRHGPSFSRIVAGMWRLADWNLSLAERIRLIEQCIELGVTTFDHADIYGDYQCQQLFGAALQQAPALKQQIQLVSKCGIKLTSSHRLEHRIKHYDTSAAHILASTERTLAELQVETLDLLLIHRPDPLMDYDEMARAFETLRAAGKVRHFGVSNFTPLQFEALNSRIELVTNQVEFSPLQLSALQDGQFDTLQRHGVAPMIWSALGGGLLFRHNDTSPLQAVLAQLAAQYGSSVASLVYAWIMQLPCRPLPLTGSGRIEVIRDAVAACSLSLERQDWYRILQAACGHEVA, encoded by the coding sequence ATGCTGAGTCCCCGTCTTTCCCTGAGCCGTCATGGCCCGTCTTTTTCCCGCATTGTGGCCGGCATGTGGCGTCTGGCCGACTGGAATCTGTCGCTGGCCGAGCGCATTCGTCTGATCGAGCAGTGTATCGAGCTGGGGGTCACGACGTTTGATCACGCCGATATCTATGGCGATTACCAGTGCCAGCAGCTTTTTGGCGCGGCGCTGCAGCAGGCGCCGGCGCTGAAGCAGCAGATTCAGCTGGTCAGCAAGTGCGGCATCAAGCTGACTTCGTCGCACCGGCTGGAACACCGCATCAAGCATTACGACACCAGCGCGGCCCATATTCTGGCCTCGACCGAACGTACGCTGGCGGAGCTGCAGGTCGAGACGCTGGACCTGTTGCTGATTCACCGCCCCGATCCGCTGATGGACTATGACGAGATGGCCCGGGCGTTTGAAACGCTGCGTGCCGCTGGCAAGGTGCGGCATTTCGGCGTGTCGAATTTCACCCCGCTGCAGTTCGAGGCGCTCAACAGCCGTATTGAGCTGGTGACCAATCAGGTGGAGTTCTCGCCGCTGCAGCTGTCCGCCCTGCAGGACGGGCAGTTCGATACGCTGCAGCGTCACGGGGTCGCCCCGATGATCTGGTCGGCGCTGGGGGGCGGGCTGTTGTTCCGCCACAATGACACTTCGCCGCTGCAGGCGGTGCTGGCCCAGCTGGCGGCGCAATACGGCAGCTCGGTGGCCAGCCTGGTCTACGCCTGGATCATGCAACTGCCCTGCCGGCCCCTGCCGCTCACCGGCAGCGGGCGGATCGAGGTGATCCGCGACGCCGTGGCCGCGTGTTCCTTGTCGCTGGAACGGCAGGACTGGTACCGGATTCTGCAGGCCGCCTGCGGCCACGAGGTCGCCTGA